Proteins encoded within one genomic window of Dermatophilus congolensis:
- a CDS encoding uroporphyrinogen decarboxylase/cobalamine-independent methonine synthase family protein yields MTGASGIGSWAGIDVFAAVDGVAQTVGAVDWAGTGVRGVPYMPELPARGPGADMIGRSAAVLAELAVDLQPSGWRLVDRAGVDMARASSFLQQDKDAVAAAFYGWDGLFKVSFVGPWTLAANLRLFRGERVLADEGAVRDVAQALGEGIAGHVSHIGSLFPQASVILQLDEPSLPAVLSGSLRTSSGYRCHAAVGQDEAMMVMRQMCDQVRQRSAVESVVMHCCAPGVSVGLLRRAGADAVAVDVSLLGARQWEECAEHVEAGGGLWAGVPVPLSGVVPGARELAEQVERPLGMLGLGAEVADLITVTPACGLAGAVSASFAAGVQSRVVDAAKMFRQDVIA; encoded by the coding sequence GTGACTGGAGCTTCTGGTATCGGATCGTGGGCAGGTATTGACGTTTTTGCTGCTGTGGATGGGGTGGCTCAGACGGTTGGCGCGGTGGATTGGGCGGGTACGGGAGTGCGGGGTGTTCCGTATATGCCGGAGTTGCCGGCGCGGGGTCCGGGGGCAGACATGATTGGGCGTTCTGCGGCTGTGTTGGCTGAGTTGGCAGTGGATTTGCAGCCGTCGGGGTGGCGGTTGGTGGATCGTGCTGGGGTTGATATGGCGCGGGCGTCATCGTTTTTGCAGCAGGATAAGGACGCGGTTGCGGCGGCTTTTTATGGCTGGGATGGATTGTTCAAGGTTTCTTTTGTGGGGCCGTGGACGTTGGCGGCTAACCTTCGTCTTTTTCGGGGGGAGAGGGTGTTGGCCGATGAGGGGGCGGTGCGTGATGTTGCCCAAGCATTGGGTGAGGGTATTGCTGGGCATGTGAGTCATATCGGCAGTCTTTTCCCGCAGGCGAGTGTGATTCTGCAGTTGGATGAGCCGTCTTTGCCTGCGGTGTTGTCGGGGAGTTTGCGCACATCTTCGGGGTACCGGTGTCATGCCGCGGTGGGGCAAGACGAGGCGATGATGGTGATGCGTCAGATGTGTGATCAGGTGCGGCAGCGCAGCGCGGTGGAGTCGGTGGTGATGCATTGTTGTGCGCCGGGGGTCTCGGTGGGGTTGTTGCGCCGGGCGGGGGCTGATGCTGTGGCGGTGGATGTGTCGTTGTTGGGTGCGCGTCAGTGGGAGGAGTGTGCTGAGCATGTGGAGGCCGGTGGGGGCCTGTGGGCGGGTGTTCCGGTGCCGTTGAGTGGTGTGGTGCCTGGGGCACGGGAGTTGGCTGAGCAGGTGGAGCGTCCGTTGGGGATGCTCGGGCTGGGGGCTGAGGTGGCGGATTTGATTACGGTGACTCCGGCGTGCGGGTTGGCTGGTGCGGTGTCGGCCTCGTTTGCTGCCGGGGTGCAGTCACGGGTGGTGGATGCGGCGAAGATGTTCCGCCAGGACGTGATTGCGTGA
- a CDS encoding methyl-accepting chemotaxis protein, which produces MSQSRITRIAAIATAILAVIAALCMVFTVRAASASTKAASTHFASIAAAQDISASSAFLTNMVRAYVSTGDKQWLDAYWKEIDETKRQARALGTLRQLETPDSELAMVKKASDDSGALVAAETRAMRLVLEAGNVPTSQMPKAVAAWDMTAQDSALSAAKKRETAIDLVYGKDYQNAAAGIMGSIDKFVQTLTNRVTQLAQDAQKSRQTAEIFLALSAAVLAAALVVVLVTFSRQMGRVVREYAHSINNRDPRDLTFRLTPAGVTELHDLATAFNSQNDQFNEILTTVAGTARSLASESGQLQQTAERLSRNAEDTRTAADTASTAATSVTGDASTVAAGTEEMTASIREISGSAVKASEVAREAVRAAEETTVTVAKLGESSAQIGDVVKSITSIAEQTNLLALNATIEAARAGEAGKGFAVVAGEVKDLAQQSASATEDISQRVLSIQHDAEETAAALITISQIIERINESQTTIASAVEEQTATTNEMSRSAHDTAESAVGISNNISSVSSSASHAAEEARHTQESAATVARLSAELDTLAGSFRLS; this is translated from the coding sequence ATGAGTCAATCTCGTATTACCCGAATAGCTGCGATCGCTACGGCAATTCTCGCCGTTATTGCTGCGCTGTGCATGGTATTTACTGTGCGCGCTGCCAGTGCTTCGACGAAGGCAGCCTCGACGCATTTTGCGTCGATTGCTGCGGCGCAAGATATTTCTGCATCGTCGGCTTTTTTGACCAATATGGTTCGCGCTTATGTCTCTACTGGTGATAAGCAATGGCTTGACGCATATTGGAAAGAAATTGACGAAACTAAACGCCAGGCACGCGCCCTTGGGACTTTGCGGCAGCTGGAGACTCCGGATTCTGAGCTTGCGATGGTGAAGAAGGCCTCCGATGATTCGGGGGCTCTTGTTGCTGCAGAGACGCGCGCTATGCGGCTGGTTCTTGAGGCTGGAAATGTGCCTACCTCACAGATGCCTAAAGCGGTTGCCGCGTGGGATATGACGGCTCAGGATTCTGCTCTCTCGGCAGCGAAGAAACGTGAAACCGCTATTGATCTGGTGTATGGCAAGGATTACCAGAACGCGGCTGCTGGGATTATGGGCTCGATTGACAAGTTTGTTCAGACACTCACTAACCGAGTAACGCAGCTTGCCCAAGATGCACAGAAGTCACGTCAAACTGCCGAGATCTTCCTTGCGCTTTCGGCCGCTGTGCTAGCGGCTGCTCTTGTCGTGGTTCTTGTGACTTTCAGCCGTCAAATGGGTCGTGTGGTTCGTGAATATGCTCACAGCATTAACAACCGCGATCCGCGGGATTTGACGTTCCGGCTCACTCCGGCTGGGGTAACTGAGCTGCATGATCTGGCTACTGCGTTCAATAGCCAGAACGATCAGTTCAACGAGATCCTCACCACGGTTGCCGGGACTGCGCGCTCGTTGGCTAGTGAGTCGGGGCAGCTTCAACAAACGGCCGAGCGGCTCTCCCGTAACGCCGAGGACACCCGCACAGCGGCAGACACGGCCTCTACTGCTGCTACTTCGGTGACCGGTGATGCATCGACGGTGGCTGCGGGCACCGAGGAGATGACGGCTTCGATCCGTGAGATCTCGGGTTCGGCGGTGAAAGCTTCGGAGGTGGCGCGCGAGGCGGTGCGGGCTGCAGAAGAGACCACGGTCACGGTGGCTAAGTTGGGTGAAAGTTCGGCGCAGATCGGTGATGTGGTCAAGTCGATCACTTCAATTGCTGAGCAGACGAACCTGTTGGCTTTGAATGCCACGATTGAGGCCGCCCGTGCGGGAGAGGCCGGTAAGGGTTTTGCCGTGGTTGCTGGTGAGGTCAAAGATCTTGCGCAGCAGAGCGCTTCTGCTACGGAAGATATTTCGCAGCGGGTGTTGTCGATTCAGCATGACGCGGAGGAGACGGCTGCGGCGCTGATCACGATTAGTCAGATCATTGAACGCATCAATGAGAGCCAAACCACGATCGCTTCGGCGGTGGAGGAGCAGACAGCCACTACTAACGAGATGAGTCGTTCTGCTCATGACACGGCTGAGTCTGCGGTGGGTATCAGTAACAACATCAGCTCGGTGAGTTCCTCGGCGAGCCATGCAGCTGAGGAGGCACGTCACACGCAAGAATCTGCGGCGACGGTGGCTCGTTTGTCTGCGGAGTTGGATACGTTGGCGGGCAGTTTCCGGCTCTCTTAA
- the ligA gene encoding NAD-dependent DNA ligase LigA has protein sequence MSSSTHSTGLSSALDAGVVSAADELSSAQRHQWEDLAEQVREHRRLYYEQQPVLSDGEFDALYQRLVALEEQYPQLRVPDSPTQQVGGGVSAEFTAVDHLERMYSLDNVFDEVELREWFDRVLAETETAEGELHFLTELKIDGLAINLLYENGQLTRALTRGDGVTGEDVTANVLTIAGVPHTLTQPADAHDEDSVRVPIPQMVEVRGEIFFPTELFTEFNAARVEAGEKPYANARNSASGSLRQKDPAKTRKAPLRMLVHGIGARSGFDVQRQSQAYDILRGWGLPTASNNVTVTRFEDIVERVRYFGEHRHDVEHEIDGIVIKVDETSTQRRLGYTSRAPRWATAYKYPPEEVTTKLRDILVNVGRTGRVTPFGMMEPVTVAGSTVSMATLHNAFEVRRKGVLIGDTVVLRKAGDVIPEILGPVADLRDGSEREFVMPTHCPSCGTELAYEKEGDKDIRCPNARSCPSQLKERLFALAGRGAFDIEALGEAGAVALVDPEAGRPEWADEQGVPRDVPVLASEAGLFDLTVEDLQGVQVWRTPRRRRAGEVVELPPEKQLYFWTAAKYTAKGEMKEPSKPRVTTDKLFDQLEERKSQPLWRVLVALSIRHVGPTAARALAAKYGSIDAIRAAQVEDLAATDGVGPVIAESVRAWFEVDWHVEIVQAWARAGVRMADEVDESVSATLAGLTVVVTGSLEGFTRDGAKEAILARGGKAAGSVSKKTDYVVVGANAGSKATKAESLGLRILDEEGFVALLAGGPAAVGDEVGQE, from the coding sequence GTGAGTTCTTCCACGCACAGCACCGGTCTTTCTTCTGCCCTTGATGCGGGTGTCGTTTCTGCTGCTGATGAGCTGTCGTCGGCGCAACGGCACCAGTGGGAGGACCTGGCTGAGCAGGTGCGGGAACACCGGCGGCTGTATTACGAGCAGCAGCCGGTTCTTTCTGATGGTGAGTTCGATGCGCTGTATCAGCGCCTAGTGGCTTTGGAGGAGCAGTATCCACAGCTGCGGGTGCCGGATTCGCCGACGCAGCAGGTGGGGGGCGGTGTTTCTGCTGAGTTCACGGCGGTGGATCACCTTGAGCGCATGTACAGCCTTGACAATGTGTTTGATGAGGTTGAGCTGCGGGAGTGGTTTGATCGCGTGCTTGCTGAGACGGAAACAGCTGAGGGTGAGCTGCATTTCCTGACCGAGCTGAAGATTGATGGGTTGGCGATCAATCTGCTGTATGAGAACGGTCAGTTGACGCGGGCGTTGACGCGTGGTGATGGGGTTACTGGTGAGGATGTCACAGCCAATGTGCTCACTATCGCTGGTGTTCCGCACACGTTGACCCAGCCAGCGGATGCGCATGATGAGGATTCGGTGCGGGTACCGATTCCTCAGATGGTCGAGGTGCGGGGGGAGATTTTCTTCCCGACGGAGTTGTTTACTGAATTCAATGCTGCCCGCGTGGAGGCCGGGGAGAAGCCGTATGCGAATGCGCGTAATTCGGCTTCGGGGTCGTTGCGGCAGAAAGATCCAGCCAAGACGCGTAAGGCGCCGTTGCGGATGCTGGTGCATGGCATTGGTGCGCGTAGTGGGTTTGATGTGCAGCGCCAGAGCCAGGCGTACGACATTCTGCGTGGCTGGGGGCTGCCGACAGCGTCGAACAATGTGACGGTGACCCGGTTTGAGGACATCGTGGAGCGGGTTCGGTATTTCGGTGAGCACCGTCATGACGTTGAGCATGAGATTGACGGGATCGTCATCAAGGTGGATGAGACCTCTACGCAGCGACGGTTGGGGTACACCTCGCGGGCTCCGCGCTGGGCGACGGCGTATAAGTATCCGCCGGAGGAGGTGACGACCAAGCTGCGTGACATTCTTGTGAATGTGGGGCGTACGGGGCGGGTGACGCCGTTCGGGATGATGGAGCCGGTCACGGTGGCTGGTTCGACGGTGAGTATGGCGACGTTGCATAACGCTTTTGAGGTGCGGCGTAAGGGTGTGCTTATTGGTGACACGGTGGTGTTGCGTAAGGCCGGTGATGTGATTCCGGAGATTTTGGGTCCGGTGGCGGATCTGCGTGATGGCAGTGAGCGGGAGTTTGTGATGCCGACGCATTGCCCTAGTTGTGGCACTGAGTTGGCGTATGAGAAAGAGGGCGATAAGGACATTCGTTGTCCGAATGCACGCTCGTGCCCGAGCCAGTTGAAGGAGCGTTTGTTCGCGCTCGCGGGTAGGGGGGCGTTTGATATTGAGGCCTTGGGTGAGGCTGGTGCGGTGGCGTTGGTTGACCCGGAGGCGGGGCGGCCTGAGTGGGCTGATGAGCAGGGGGTGCCTCGTGATGTGCCGGTGTTGGCTAGTGAGGCGGGGTTGTTTGATTTGACGGTGGAGGATTTGCAGGGGGTGCAGGTGTGGCGTACGCCGCGGCGGCGTCGGGCTGGTGAGGTGGTGGAGTTGCCGCCGGAGAAGCAGTTGTATTTCTGGACGGCGGCGAAGTACACGGCTAAGGGGGAGATGAAGGAGCCTTCGAAGCCGCGAGTGACGACGGATAAGTTGTTTGACCAGTTGGAGGAGCGTAAGTCTCAGCCGTTGTGGCGGGTTTTGGTGGCTTTGTCGATTCGTCATGTGGGGCCGACGGCGGCGCGTGCGTTAGCGGCTAAGTATGGGTCGATTGACGCTATTCGGGCTGCGCAGGTGGAGGATTTGGCGGCTACTGATGGGGTGGGGCCGGTGATTGCGGAGTCGGTGCGTGCGTGGTTTGAGGTTGATTGGCATGTGGAGATTGTTCAGGCGTGGGCGCGTGCTGGGGTGCGGATGGCCGATGAGGTGGATGAGTCGGTGTCGGCGACGTTGGCTGGGTTGACGGTGGTGGTGACGGGGTCATTGGAGGGGTTTACGCGTGATGGTGCTAAGGAGGCGATTTTGGCTCGTGGTGGTAAGGCGGCTGGGTCAGTGAGTAAGAAGACTGACTATGTGGTGGTGGGGGCTAATGCTGGGTCGAAGGCGACGAAGGCGGAGTCGTTGGGGTTGCGTATTTTGGATGAGGAGGGGTTTGTGGCTTTGCTTGCTGGGGGGCCGGCTGCTGTGGGTGATGAGGTGGGGCAGGAGTGA
- a CDS encoding YeiH family protein, which translates to MSAGRGVGMGVVWPGLVFSVLVGMAAMGVSWLVGLVVPAVSALLVAIVLGVVVGNVMQVPCRWEPGMAVASKRVLRVGIVALGLSCSLVDVVALGWGTVVLVVAVVVAGFVAAEVVGRLLGVSRGLRTLIGAGSSICGAAAVAGVEDLVEDKDESDVVTALALVVLFGTLMIPLIPVLAGVVGFSVVQAGRWVGASTHEVAQVVAGAGVVGPAALTVAVMVKLGRVVMLAPVAAVLSLGVRRRVRAGGGAGRVSLPPVVPLFVVGFLVAVGVRSVGVVPVGVLEVARWVQVVCLSTAMFALGCGVKVSRLRAVGGAPVVLAAVVTGVVVVVGGVGAGLLGA; encoded by the coding sequence GTGAGTGCAGGTAGGGGCGTGGGGATGGGTGTTGTGTGGCCGGGGTTGGTGTTTTCTGTGCTGGTGGGGATGGCTGCGATGGGGGTTTCGTGGCTGGTGGGGTTGGTGGTTCCGGCGGTGAGTGCGTTGTTGGTGGCGATTGTGCTGGGGGTGGTGGTGGGGAATGTGATGCAGGTGCCGTGTAGGTGGGAGCCGGGGATGGCGGTGGCTTCTAAGCGGGTGTTGCGGGTGGGGATTGTGGCGTTGGGGTTGTCGTGTTCGTTGGTGGATGTGGTGGCGTTGGGGTGGGGCACGGTGGTGTTGGTGGTGGCGGTTGTGGTGGCTGGGTTTGTTGCTGCTGAGGTGGTGGGGCGGTTGTTGGGGGTTTCGCGTGGGTTGCGCACGTTGATTGGTGCGGGGTCTTCGATTTGTGGTGCGGCTGCGGTGGCGGGTGTGGAGGATTTGGTTGAGGACAAGGATGAGTCTGATGTGGTGACGGCGTTGGCGTTGGTGGTGTTGTTTGGCACGCTGATGATTCCGTTGATTCCGGTGTTGGCTGGGGTGGTGGGGTTTTCGGTGGTGCAGGCGGGTAGGTGGGTGGGGGCTTCGACGCATGAGGTGGCGCAGGTTGTTGCTGGTGCTGGGGTGGTGGGTCCTGCTGCGTTGACGGTGGCGGTGATGGTGAAGTTGGGGCGGGTGGTGATGTTGGCGCCTGTGGCGGCGGTGTTGTCGTTGGGTGTGCGTCGTCGTGTGCGTGCTGGGGGTGGGGCGGGGCGGGTGTCGTTGCCGCCGGTGGTTCCGTTGTTTGTGGTGGGTTTTTTGGTTGCGGTGGGTGTGCGCAGTGTGGGGGTGGTGCCGGTGGGGGTGTTGGAGGTTGCTCGGTGGGTTCAGGTGGTGTGTTTGTCGACGGCGATGTTTGCGTTGGGGTGTGGGGTGAAGGTTTCGCGGTTGCGGGCTGTTGGTGGGGCTCCGGTGGTGTTGGCTGCTGTGGTGACGGGGGTTGTGGTGGTTGTTGGTGGGGTTGGTGCGGGGTTGCTCGGCGCGTGA